The nucleotide window GTGATTTGAATGCAGAAGGCGAGGATAAAGCTTGCGAGCACGAACGTCAGGTCTCTTGAAGAGGTTGCCAATCAAATTAAGCAGATTGCAGAGAGGACTGGAGTCAGGATGAGCGGTCCAATTCCACTCCCAACCAAGAGGATAAGGATCGTAACCAGGAAGAGCCCCGATGGTGAAGGTTCCGCAACTTTTGATAGGTGGGAGCTTAGGATCCACAAGAGGCTCATCGATATTGAGGCGGATGAGAGGGCTATGAGGCAGATCATGAGGATTCGCGTTCCCGAGGATGTTACAATAGAGATTGAGCTCATTTCATGAAAACTCTTATATGCCTAATTCTAAATTTATAGTGGGTGCCGGGGTAGCCTAGCCAGGGAAGGCGCGGGCCTGGAGAGCCCGTGGGCGTTCGCCCACCGGGGTTCAAATCCCCGCCCCGGCGCCAAAATCATTCTCAATAGAAGAGTTTTGGGGAGGATGAGTATTTTTAAAAATAAAAATGTCAAGTGACGGGAACCTTTATTCCAAGCTTCTCTACTAGTTCTTTGTATCTGTTTCTTACTGTTACTTCTGTTACTCTTGCTACTTCTGCTACTTCTCTTTGGGTTCTCTTCTCTCCTTCCAAGAGGGATGCAATGTAGAGTGCTGCGGCAACTAATCCCGCTGGGCTTTTACCGCTCGTTAAACCCCTCTTGTAAGCCTCCTCTAAAATTTCAATAGCCCTCCTCCTAACCTTCTCGCTTAACCCAAGCTCGTCAGCAAACTTGTTCACGTAATCAGTAGGTTTTACAAAGAGTTTCTTTGGAGTCAAGTTTAGATTCCTTGCAATAAAACGATAACTCCTCCCAATCTCCTTCTTCTCAACCCTAGCAATATCACTAATTTCGTCAAGAGTCCTCGGGACTTTTAATAGCCTACAAGCCGCGTAAACGCAGGCTGCAATAACGCTCTCTATAGACCTACCCCTGATCAAACCCTTTCTTACTGCTTCCCTATAAAGCCTAGCAGCTTCCTCCTCAACGTGCTTTGGAAGCTTTAACTGGGCGGTAATTCTATCCAACTCGCTTAGGGCGAATGCAAGATTACGCTCGGCGGCATCACTAACTCTAAGCCTAGACTGCCACTTCCTAAGCCTGTACATCTTCTCCCTCATCAACCCAGTCAAACTCCTATCAATGCCAATATCCGTCGACAACCCCTTGTCATGAAGTAAAATACTCTCTGGCGCACCCGTCCTAGAACGCTTCTCCCTCTGAGAAGCATCAAAAGCACGCCATTCTGGTCCCATATCGACTATGTTCTCCTCGATTACATATCCACAGCGTGCGCAGACGATTTCACCCCTTTCGGGGTCGTAAATAAACTCGGTTGATCCACAAACGGGACAAACCCTTTGCTTGGTCACCCAAACACCCCCGCCGGCGGTCTGAGAACCCCCTCAATATAACTACGAATACCGAAAGGTATATAAACCTTTTGTGTTACTTCGGCGGGTTAAAATTCGACGCTTAAACAATCCTTTAATACTACCTCCAAGACTCCAGAGTGATGAAGCTCAAAACTTTACCCCCAACGCTTAGGGATAAGAACAGGTACATAGCCTTCGAGATAATTAGCGATGATGAATTCACGAAGGATGAGGTGAAGAGCCTAATATGGGAGGCCTCGCTGAGGGTTCTCGGAGAGCTTGGAACGGCGTTGGCCAAGCCATGGTTCATAAAGTACGATCCAAAAACGAAGACAGGGATAGTTAGATGTGATAGGGAGTACGTGGAGCATTTAAGGTTTGCCCTGATGCTAGCCACTGATTTCAATGGTAAAAGGCTAATCATAAGGACTCTTGGAGTATCGGGAACGATAAAGAGGCTTAAAAAGAAGTTTTTGAGCCAGTATGGTTGGAAATGAGGTGAGAGCATGGAAGTGCTTGAGGAAAAACCAAAGGAGGGGAAGGTTAAGCTCAAGGTCGAGACCCTCGATGATCTATGGCACCTCTATCACGTGATTTCCCCTGGGGACATTGTTTACGCCAAGACCCTTCGAAAACAGGCCCAGAGGAGTGACTCCCTAAGGCCGGAAAAGGTTGAAGCGATTCCAGTGTTCCTGGGGGTAAGGGCTGAAAAGATAAACCTCCACAGGTTCGCGAACCAGCTTAGGGTCACTGGGCCCATTGTGTACGCTAGCAGGGATGACGTTCCTCTTGGGAAGTACCACACGATAGCCGTTGAGCCCGGCATGACGATAACCATACAGAAGGAGAGGTGGAGGAGTCACCACGTTGAGAGGATCAAGGAGGCTGTTGAGGCCTCTAAGAGGGCAAAGGTAATGATAGTTGCGATGGAAGATGGTGAAGCTGAGGTTGCCATAGTTAGGGAGTACGGCTTGGATTTCATTGCCAGCATTAGGCACAACATTGGGGGCAAGAGGTACAACGTCAAGAGGGAAGACGAGGAGAAGAAGTTCTTCCACGACGTTGCAAAAACAATCAAAGACTTAATCGAGAGGGAGAACGTCCAGAAGGTTATAGTTGCTGGCCCCGGATTCTATAAAGAGAACTTTTACGGGTTTCTTAGGGAGAACTATCCCGAGCTAGCTGGGAAGGTCGTCCTGGATGACACGAGCATGGGGGGAAGGGTTGGCGTTTACGAGGTGATAAAGAGGGGAACCGTGGACAAGGTTTACACCGAAACGAGGGTTGCCCAGGAGATTAAGTTAGTCGAGAAGGTAATAGAGAGGATAGCCAAGGATGAGCCAGTTGCTTACGGATTAAAGGACGTTGAGGAGGCCGTGAATTACGGTGCCGTCGATACATTGCTAGTCTTGGATGAGCTACTTAAGGGTGACGATAGGGAGAGGATAGAGGAAATCATGGAGATGGCAAGGAATTTAAGGGCGAACGTCGTGGTGGTTAGCTCGGAGCATGAGGGGGGAGATAAGCTTAAGGCCTTAGGTGGCATCGCCGCAATCTTGAGGTTTAAGATTCATTAAGGAGGGTTGATCATGCTGTCGAGGGTTAAGGAAGGTGCGAGGGAGAAGATAATCAAGGTGATAGAAAGCCTGGCCCCAGGATGGAAGGGAGAAATCGAATTCAAGGATACTCCAAGCCCAGAGCTTGGAGACTTTGGGACTCCCGTAGCCTTTAAGCTTGCGAGGGTTATGAAGAAACCCCCGTTTCAGATTGCAGAGTTGATAGTCGAGGAACTCAAGAAGGAGTTGCCCGAGGGTATTAGAGAGGTTAGGGCGATTAATGGTTATGTCAATTTCTTCGTCGATTACGGTTACTTGGCAAGGCAATTGATAGTTGAAGTACTTGAAAAGGGGGACAGGTTTGGCAGTAGCGATATCGGGAGGGGAAAGAAGGTTATAGTGGAGCACACCTCAGTTAATCCCACGAAGCCCTTACACATGGGACACGCAAGGAATGCCATTCTAGGGGATTCAATGGCTAGAATCCTAAGGTTCCTGGGCTATGAGGTTGAGGTTCAAAACTACATAGACGACCTTGGAATTCAGTTTGCACAGGTTTACTGGGGCTACCTTAAGCTCAGGGAAAAGTTCGAGAAGATCATGAAGGAGTTGAAGGAGAAAGGCATTAAGGAAGATCCAATAGATCACGTCCTCGGATTGCTGTACGTTGAGGTTAATAGGGTCCTTGAGGAGAATCCCGAGATAGAGGCCGAGATAAGGGATATCATGAAGAAGCTTGAGAGCGGGGAACTCAACGGTAGAGAGCTAGCGGAGAGCGTGGTTAGGGCCCAAATGGTTACAACGTACAGGCTGGGCATTAAGTACGATCTTCTTGTTTGGGAAAGCGACATCGTTAGTAGGAAGCTCTTCGAAATAGCGGTAAAGTTATTGGAGAGGAATGAGAACTTTTACACGCCCAACGAGGGTAAGTACAAGGGAGCCTTCGTTATGGATCTTAGTAAGCTCTTCCCGGATATGAAGAATCCGTACCTCGTTCTGAGGAGGAGCGATGGGACCGCAACGTATACTGGAAAAGACATAGCTTATCACCTCTGGAAGTTCGGTAAGATTGATGTTGATTTACTGTACAAGCCCTGGGATGAGCATACGTGGACAACTGCCCCCGACGGAGAGAGCGTTAAGGGCAAGTTTGGAGGGGCAGATATCGTTATAAACGTCATAGGGGCTGAGCAGAGGCACCCACAGATGGCCATAAAGCACGCATTAAAGTTGCTGGGCTTCGAGGATGCAGCGGAGAATTTGCATCACCTAGCGTATGAGCACGTTGAGAGGCCTGAAGGGAAGTTCTCGGGAAGGAAGGGAACTTGGGTTGGCTTTACGGTGGATGAGGTGATTAATGAGGCCATAAAGAGGGCCAGGGAATTAATCGAGGAGAAGAGCCCAGGATTGAGCGACGAGGAGAAGGAGGAGATAGCTGAGAAAGTTGGAGTAGGAGCGATAAGGTACAACATGGTCAAGTACAGTCCGGACAAGAAGATAATCTTCAGGTGGGAGGATGTTCTCAACTTCGAGGGAGAAAGTGCCCCCTACATCCAATATGCCCATGCGAGGTGCTCCTCGATACTGAGGAAAGCCGGGAATCCGGAGTGGGAAGCTTTGCTTAAAGAAGCAAACTTCAAAGAGCTCACGGAGAGGGAGAGGGAGTTAATAATACTGCTCTCAAAATTCCCAGAGGTGGTTGAGCAGGCTGGTAGAGATGTTAAGCCCCATCTAATAGCCTGGTACGCGAATGAACTAGCTTCGCTCTTCAACAAGTTCTACATGGATCACCCAGTAATAAAAGCTGAAAAAGGGATAAGAGAGGCAAGACTACTGCTCGTTATGGCCGTTAGGCAGGTTCTCAGGAACTCCCTGTGGCTCCTTGGCATTGAGGCTCCGGATAGGATGTAGTTTATTCCTTCTCCCTCATAACTTTGACGAGCTTGAACTTCCTTCCGTTGCATTCAACGTCTCCCAGTATTTCTATTATCTTTACCGTGTCACCCTCAAACAAGCCCTCTGGCCTTACCAAATCTAGCTTCTCTGGATCGTTACAATCCACGAAGCGTAGCGTTAATTTGCTTCCAGCTATAGCATACCTCGGCTCCATCAGCACCTCTATAGCTGGCTCGACGACTTCAACTACCCTAACCTTACCCTCGTGGAGGGGGCAGGGGTGTTCTATGTTCCTAACTTTTATCACCTTGTACCTCCTTCCAGGTTCCAGGTTCCCTATGCACACTCTTGCAAGCCTACAAGTCTTACAGGGTTCTCCTGGGCCATAATAGATGAACTCAAGCCCGGGTTTGGCTAACTTTTCCCCAACCAACGTGATTACCATAACAACACCTCCTTAAATTACACCCGTGATTTTAGCTGCCTTTTCGGCGGCTTCCCTAGTTAAACCCTCCTTGCCCAGGATGGTGTACCTTTCTGGCCTGATTTTGTGAGCTATAGTTAGGGCCTCTATTATTATCTCCGGATCTATTCCTAGTTCGTAAGCACTCGTTGGCGCGCCTACTGTTTTCAGGGTTTCCTTGATCTTCCTCCAGTTTATCCCATGCAAGTACGCCATAATTATGGTTCCTATTCCGGTCTGCTCTCCATGCAATGCCGGCTTATCAAGGAGAAGGTCTAAGGCATGACTAAATAGGTGTTCCGCTCCGCTCGCTGGCCTTGAAGAACCAGCTATGCTCATGGCGACCCCGCTTGAAATCAAGGCCTTTATGACCTTTCTAACTCCTTCGTCGTTGCCGAGCCTTATTATCTCAGCATCCCTAATCACCATCTTGGCACTCATTAAACTGAGTGCAGCGGCGTACTCGCTGAAGTATTCCCCTTTGAGCTTGTGGGCCAATTTCCAGTCCCTAACCGCTGTTATGTTACTTATTACATCCCCAACCCCAGCCGCTAAGTATCTCCTGGGCGCCGTCTTTATTACCTCGATGTCGGCTATCACTGCAATAGGCGGTCTGGCCTTTATCGACGTTTTTGCCTCTATGCCTCTAATAGAGGCGTTTGCACTCGCTATTCCATCGTGGGAGGCCGTTGTGGGGAAGCTTATGAAAGGTATTCCACTTCTGTAGCTTGCCAACTTTGTTACATCTATTATGCTTCCTCCTCCAACGGCTATTGCCCACTTAATGTTGTAGTCCCTTATTTTAGCCTCAACCTTTTCGACTTCCCCTATGTGAGCCTTCTTCACGGTGATCGAATAAACGTCAAATTCATCCCTAATCGCTTTTTTCACACTCTCGCCGGCTATCTTCTTGGTAACTGGCCCATAAACGACTAAGCCAGGGGATTCCAGCTTTAACCTTTTTATAACGTTATTAACTTCTGGAACGAGATTCTTGCCAAGAATAACTTCACGGGGAAACTCCATTAGGTGCATTGTGCCTCGCCTCATCTTACGTTTAACTCCTTAAAATCTCTTGCGTTAGAATAGGATGGTGCCGGGGCGGGGCTTCGAACCCCGGATCTCCCGGTTTCTCAGGCTCCCCGAAGCGGGGAGTGACCCTATGAGCCGGGCGCTTTGACCAGGCTAAGCTACCCCGGCACTGCCCGGAATTACTCATTCACGGAAGACTTTTAAGTCTTTCGCTTAAGGAAGTTTCAAGGAGGTAAGAGGGATGAGAGTTGGTGTTAGTATATATCCTCACTTCATAAAAGAGGGAAAAACCCTGCCCTCAATACTTGCAGAGGTAAAGATAAAGAATTACGACTTCGTTCAGATATTTCCTCACGCTCTCGGCCTTATCAAGAATGGCACCGTCGTTGAGTCAGTTCTTATGGAGGTTGAAACCGCCCTTAAGGGAGTGGGAATAGATTACATAGTGAGGATGCCCGTCTCCCTAAATCTGAGGGATAGCATATACTACTCTAGGCATTTCAAGGTCGCGAAGGCAGTCCTTGACGTTGCTATAAAGTTAGGTGCCAAGATAATAGTTATGCAGAGTGGGAAAACAGGGAGGTTGGATCTGGAGATAGACGCGATAAGGAGCTTAGCTGACACTGCCTCGAAGTTCGGTATAAAGATAGCCTTGGAGAACACCTTCAGCGTTAAAGATACCCTTTACGTAATAGACAATGTTGATAGGGAAAACGTAGGTTTCGCTTTAGACGTTGCTCACGCTTTCCTGAGCGCCCAGGGAGACGAGAATAAGTTGCTTGAAGATGTAAAGCTTGGAATAGACAAGACGATACTCTTGCTCGTCCACGACAACTTCGGGAAGATGTTCCCACAGGTTGAGCCAGAGGATGCGTTAGCTTACGGTGTTGGCGACCTACACTTGCTCCCAGGAGACGGTAAAATACCATTTGGAAAAGTTTTGAGGCTCTTTGACGACGTTCCAATCCTAGTTAAGGTCAAGGATCCAAAGATATTCTCCAATCTACCACCGAAGGCCGAGCTAGTGGAGAGGCTAAGGAGGTGATGCGATGCCAGCGAGGGAGATGAGGATGGAAATGTTCCTGAGGGCTCTGCTTA belongs to Pyrococcus abyssi GE5 and includes:
- the rpsJ gene encoding 30S ribosomal protein S10, which translates into the protein MQKARIKLASTNVRSLEEVANQIKQIAERTGVRMSGPIPLPTKRIRIVTRKSPDGEGSATFDRWELRIHKRLIDIEADERAMRQIMRIRVPEDVTIEIELIS
- a CDS encoding transcription initiation factor IIB, with amino-acid sequence MTKQRVCPVCGSTEFIYDPERGEIVCARCGYVIEENIVDMGPEWRAFDASQREKRSRTGAPESILLHDKGLSTDIGIDRSLTGLMREKMYRLRKWQSRLRVSDAAERNLAFALSELDRITAQLKLPKHVEEEAARLYREAVRKGLIRGRSIESVIAACVYAACRLLKVPRTLDEISDIARVEKKEIGRSYRFIARNLNLTPKKLFVKPTDYVNKFADELGLSEKVRRRAIEILEEAYKRGLTSGKSPAGLVAAALYIASLLEGEKRTQREVAEVARVTEVTVRNRYKELVEKLGIKVPVT
- a CDS encoding ribonuclease P protein component 2, whose product is MKLKTLPPTLRDKNRYIAFEIISDDEFTKDEVKSLIWEASLRVLGELGTALAKPWFIKYDPKTKTGIVRCDREYVEHLRFALMLATDFNGKRLIIRTLGVSGTIKRLKKKFLSQYGWK
- a CDS encoding mRNA surveillance protein pelota, translating into MEVLEEKPKEGKVKLKVETLDDLWHLYHVISPGDIVYAKTLRKQAQRSDSLRPEKVEAIPVFLGVRAEKINLHRFANQLRVTGPIVYASRDDVPLGKYHTIAVEPGMTITIQKERWRSHHVERIKEAVEASKRAKVMIVAMEDGEAEVAIVREYGLDFIASIRHNIGGKRYNVKREDEEKKFFHDVAKTIKDLIERENVQKVIVAGPGFYKENFYGFLRENYPELAGKVVLDDTSMGGRVGVYEVIKRGTVDKVYTETRVAQEIKLVEKVIERIAKDEPVAYGLKDVEEAVNYGAVDTLLVLDELLKGDDRERIEEIMEMARNLRANVVVVSSEHEGGDKLKALGGIAAILRFKIH
- a CDS encoding arginine--tRNA ligase, whose protein sequence is MLSRVKEGAREKIIKVIESLAPGWKGEIEFKDTPSPELGDFGTPVAFKLARVMKKPPFQIAELIVEELKKELPEGIREVRAINGYVNFFVDYGYLARQLIVEVLEKGDRFGSSDIGRGKKVIVEHTSVNPTKPLHMGHARNAILGDSMARILRFLGYEVEVQNYIDDLGIQFAQVYWGYLKLREKFEKIMKELKEKGIKEDPIDHVLGLLYVEVNRVLEENPEIEAEIRDIMKKLESGELNGRELAESVVRAQMVTTYRLGIKYDLLVWESDIVSRKLFEIAVKLLERNENFYTPNEGKYKGAFVMDLSKLFPDMKNPYLVLRRSDGTATYTGKDIAYHLWKFGKIDVDLLYKPWDEHTWTTAPDGESVKGKFGGADIVINVIGAEQRHPQMAIKHALKLLGFEDAAENLHHLAYEHVERPEGKFSGRKGTWVGFTVDEVINEAIKRARELIEEKSPGLSDEEKEEIAEKVGVGAIRYNMVKYSPDKKIIFRWEDVLNFEGESAPYIQYAHARCSSILRKAGNPEWEALLKEANFKELTERERELIILLSKFPEVVEQAGRDVKPHLIAWYANELASLFNKFYMDHPVIKAEKGIREARLLLVMAVRQVLRNSLWLLGIEAPDRM
- a CDS encoding UPF0179 family protein, with product MVITLVGEKLAKPGLEFIYYGPGEPCKTCRLARVCIGNLEPGRRYKVIKVRNIEHPCPLHEGKVRVVEVVEPAIEVLMEPRYAIAGSKLTLRFVDCNDPEKLDLVRPEGLFEGDTVKIIEILGDVECNGRKFKLVKVMREKE
- a CDS encoding NAD(P)-dependent glycerol-1-phosphate dehydrogenase, whose protein sequence is MHLMEFPREVILGKNLVPEVNNVIKRLKLESPGLVVYGPVTKKIAGESVKKAIRDEFDVYSITVKKAHIGEVEKVEAKIRDYNIKWAIAVGGGSIIDVTKLASYRSGIPFISFPTTASHDGIASANASIRGIEAKTSIKARPPIAVIADIEVIKTAPRRYLAAGVGDVISNITAVRDWKLAHKLKGEYFSEYAAALSLMSAKMVIRDAEIIRLGNDEGVRKVIKALISSGVAMSIAGSSRPASGAEHLFSHALDLLLDKPALHGEQTGIGTIIMAYLHGINWRKIKETLKTVGAPTSAYELGIDPEIIIEALTIAHKIRPERYTILGKEGLTREAAEKAAKITGVI
- a CDS encoding sugar phosphate isomerase/epimerase family protein; translation: MRVGVSIYPHFIKEGKTLPSILAEVKIKNYDFVQIFPHALGLIKNGTVVESVLMEVETALKGVGIDYIVRMPVSLNLRDSIYYSRHFKVAKAVLDVAIKLGAKIIVMQSGKTGRLDLEIDAIRSLADTASKFGIKIALENTFSVKDTLYVIDNVDRENVGFALDVAHAFLSAQGDENKLLEDVKLGIDKTILLLVHDNFGKMFPQVEPEDALAYGVGDLHLLPGDGKIPFGKVLRLFDDVPILVKVKDPKIFSNLPPKAELVERLRR